The proteins below are encoded in one region of Micromonospora sp. DSM 45708:
- a CDS encoding ATP-binding protein: MITRLLVANRGEIARRVFATCRALGVQTVAVHSDADADAPFVAEADHAVRLPGNTPAETYLRIDLILDAARRAGADAVHPGYGFLAENAEFAAAVTDAGLTWVGPSAKAIAAMGDKMAAKALLADAGVPMLPTWTDPEQVTAFPVLVKASAGGGGRGMRIVRDAAGLAEAVAGARREAAAAFGDDTVFIERYVERGRHVEVQIFGDTHGTVVALGVRDCSIQRRHQKIVEEAPGVLPDDVRAKLHEAAVAAGRAVDYVGAGTVEFLLAPEGQVHFLEMNTRLQVEHPVTELTTGLDLVRLQLLVAEGEPLPQRATDASWMRGCAIEVRLCAEEPAQGFRPATGTLHRFAIPGVDREFGNLARAGLRLDSGVVDGSTVSVHYDSMLAKLVAWAPTRAEAARALAGALARAELHGVATNRDLLVRVLRSGEFAAADVDTGFLDRHPEVFAPLLPADQLPLAALAAALAGAAARRAAAPVLAGLPSGWRNVPAVPQVTRFTTPDGDLEIRYRLTRTGTLAEWERRGPFSTPGVEQGPPVNTEPEPPVELVSAEPDRVVLDVDGVRRAFRVHRVGSSVFVDGPDGATSLTELPRLPRPTAELPAGSLLAPLPGAVTRVHVEVGQRVAAGDLLLTLEAMKLEHPVLAPADGVVAELPVAPGGQVETGAVLAVVDPEEDPQ, translated from the coding sequence ATGATCACGAGGTTGTTGGTCGCCAACCGGGGGGAGATCGCCCGCCGGGTCTTCGCCACCTGCCGGGCGCTCGGCGTGCAGACGGTGGCGGTGCACTCCGACGCGGACGCCGACGCGCCGTTCGTCGCCGAGGCCGATCACGCGGTCCGGCTGCCGGGTAACACGCCGGCCGAGACGTACCTGCGCATCGACCTCATCCTGGACGCGGCCCGCCGGGCCGGCGCGGACGCGGTCCACCCCGGCTACGGCTTCCTCGCCGAGAACGCGGAGTTCGCGGCGGCGGTGACCGACGCGGGCCTGACCTGGGTGGGGCCGTCGGCGAAGGCGATCGCCGCGATGGGCGACAAGATGGCGGCCAAGGCGCTGCTCGCCGACGCGGGCGTGCCGATGCTGCCGACCTGGACCGACCCCGAACAGGTCACCGCGTTCCCGGTGCTGGTCAAGGCCAGTGCCGGCGGCGGGGGCCGGGGCATGCGGATCGTCCGCGACGCGGCCGGGCTCGCGGAGGCCGTCGCGGGCGCGCGTCGCGAGGCGGCGGCGGCGTTCGGCGACGACACGGTCTTCATCGAGCGGTACGTCGAGCGCGGCCGGCACGTCGAGGTGCAGATCTTCGGCGACACCCACGGCACGGTCGTGGCGCTCGGGGTCCGCGACTGCTCGATCCAGCGCCGGCACCAGAAGATCGTCGAGGAGGCGCCCGGGGTGCTGCCCGACGACGTGCGCGCCAAGCTGCACGAGGCGGCGGTGGCGGCCGGCCGGGCGGTCGACTACGTCGGCGCGGGCACGGTGGAGTTCCTGCTGGCGCCGGAGGGGCAGGTGCACTTCCTGGAGATGAACACCCGCCTCCAGGTCGAGCACCCGGTCACCGAGCTGACCACCGGCCTGGACCTGGTGCGGCTGCAACTGCTGGTCGCCGAGGGCGAGCCGCTGCCGCAGCGGGCCACCGACGCGTCCTGGATGCGCGGTTGTGCCATCGAGGTACGGCTCTGCGCCGAGGAACCGGCCCAGGGTTTCCGCCCGGCCACCGGCACGCTGCACCGGTTCGCGATCCCCGGGGTGGACCGCGAGTTCGGCAACCTGGCCCGCGCCGGGCTGCGCCTGGACTCCGGCGTGGTGGACGGCTCGACGGTGAGCGTGCATTACGACTCGATGCTGGCCAAGCTGGTCGCCTGGGCGCCCACCCGCGCCGAGGCGGCCCGGGCCCTGGCCGGCGCGCTGGCCCGGGCCGAGCTGCACGGCGTCGCTACCAACCGGGACCTGCTGGTCCGGGTGCTGCGCAGCGGGGAGTTCGCCGCCGCCGACGTGGACACCGGCTTCCTGGACCGGCACCCCGAGGTCTTCGCACCGCTGCTGCCGGCCGACCAGCTTCCGCTGGCCGCGCTGGCGGCGGCACTGGCCGGGGCCGCCGCGCGCCGGGCCGCCGCCCCGGTGCTGGCCGGGCTGCCGTCGGGCTGGCGTAACGTCCCGGCCGTCCCCCAGGTCACCCGCTTCACCACTCCCGATGGCGACCTGGAGATCCGCTACCGCCTCACCCGCACCGGCACCCTCGCCGAGTGGGAAAGGCGGGGCCCCTTCTCAACGCCTGGAGTAGAGCAGGGGCCCCCGGTCAACACCGAGCCGGAACCGCCGGTGGAGCTGGTGTCGGCCGAGCCGGACCGCGTGGTGCTCGACGTGGACGGGGTGCGGCGGGCGTTCCGCGTACACCGGGTGGGGTCGTCGGTCTTCGTGGACGGCCCGGACGGGGCGACGAGCCTCACCGAGCTGCCGCGACTGCCCCGGCCCACCGCGGAGCTGCCGGCCGGGTCGCTGCTCGCGCCGCTGCCCGGCGCGGTGACCCGGGTGCACGTCGAGGTCGGCCAGCGGGTCGCCGCCGGTGACCTGCTGCTGACGCTGGAAGCGATGAAGCTCGAACATCCCGTGCTCGCCCCGGCCGACGGCGTGGTGGCGGAGCTGCCGGTCGCGCCCGGCGGCCAGGTGGAGACGGGCGCCGTGCTGGCCGTGGTCGACCCCGAGGAGGACCCGCAGTGA
- a CDS encoding acyl-CoA carboxylase subunit beta, whose amino-acid sequence MSTVLRSTVDPSAPAFTANREALLERLAELDAALDQARAGGGEKYVTRHHKRGKLLPRERIELLLDPDSPFLELSSVAAYGTDFPVGASTVTGIGVVEGVECLIVANDPTVRGGAINPWSLAKTRRAGEIALANRLPMVNLVESAGADLPSQAEIFIPGGRVFRDLTRLSAAKIPTVSVVFGNATAGGAYVPGMSDFTIMIRDRSQVYLAGPPLVKMATGEVTDDESLGGARMHAGTSGLADFLAEDERDGIRLARQCVRRLNWRKGGPPPRTSHPLPPRYDPEELLGIASADLKVPFDPREVLARVLDDSAFDEFKPGYGTALVTGWGELHGWPVGVLANARGVLFSEEAQKAAQFIQLANAADTPLVFLQNTTGYMVGTEYEQRGIIKHGALMINAVSNSTVPHLTVNLGASYGAGNYGMCGRAYEPRFLFTWPNAKSAVMGPAQLAGVLSIVARQAAAARGRDYDEDSDAAMRMMVEQQIESQSGALFLSGRLYDDGVIDPRDTRTVLGLCLSAIHNGPVKGADGFGVFRM is encoded by the coding sequence GTGAGCACTGTTCTCCGGAGCACGGTCGACCCGTCCGCGCCGGCCTTCACCGCCAACCGGGAGGCGCTGCTGGAACGCCTCGCCGAGCTGGACGCGGCGCTGGACCAGGCGCGGGCCGGCGGCGGCGAGAAGTACGTGACCCGGCACCACAAGCGGGGCAAGCTGCTCCCCCGGGAGCGCATCGAGCTGCTGCTCGACCCGGACAGCCCGTTCCTGGAGCTGTCGTCGGTGGCCGCGTACGGCACGGACTTCCCGGTCGGTGCCAGCACCGTGACCGGCATCGGCGTGGTCGAGGGCGTGGAGTGCCTGATCGTGGCGAACGACCCGACGGTACGCGGCGGCGCGATCAACCCGTGGTCGCTGGCGAAGACGCGCCGGGCGGGCGAGATCGCGTTGGCCAACCGGCTGCCGATGGTGAACCTGGTCGAGTCGGCCGGCGCGGACCTGCCTTCCCAGGCGGAGATCTTCATCCCCGGCGGGCGGGTGTTCCGCGACCTGACCCGGCTCTCCGCGGCGAAGATCCCCACGGTCAGCGTGGTGTTCGGCAACGCCACCGCCGGCGGCGCGTACGTGCCCGGCATGTCGGACTTCACCATCATGATCCGGGACCGGTCGCAGGTCTACCTGGCCGGGCCGCCGCTGGTGAAGATGGCCACCGGCGAGGTCACCGACGACGAGTCGCTGGGCGGGGCGCGCATGCACGCCGGCACGTCCGGCCTGGCCGACTTCCTCGCCGAGGACGAGCGGGACGGCATCCGGCTGGCCCGGCAGTGCGTACGCCGGCTCAACTGGCGCAAGGGCGGCCCGCCGCCGCGCACCTCCCACCCGCTGCCACCCCGGTACGACCCGGAGGAGTTGCTCGGCATCGCCAGCGCCGACCTGAAGGTGCCGTTCGACCCGCGCGAGGTGCTGGCCCGGGTGCTGGACGACAGCGCGTTCGACGAGTTCAAGCCCGGTTACGGCACGGCGCTGGTGACCGGTTGGGGCGAGCTGCACGGCTGGCCGGTCGGCGTGCTGGCGAACGCGCGGGGCGTGCTGTTCAGCGAGGAGGCGCAGAAGGCGGCGCAGTTCATCCAGCTCGCCAACGCGGCCGACACGCCGCTGGTCTTCCTCCAGAACACGACCGGCTACATGGTCGGCACCGAGTACGAGCAGCGCGGCATCATCAAGCACGGCGCGCTGATGATCAACGCGGTGTCGAACTCGACGGTGCCGCACCTGACGGTCAACCTGGGCGCCTCCTACGGCGCCGGCAACTACGGCATGTGCGGCCGGGCGTACGAGCCGAGGTTCCTGTTCACCTGGCCGAACGCGAAGTCGGCGGTGATGGGGCCGGCGCAGTTGGCCGGCGTGCTGTCGATCGTGGCCCGGCAGGCCGCCGCGGCCCGGGGCCGGGACTACGACGAGGACTCCGACGCCGCCATGCGGATGATGGTCGAGCAGCAGATCGAGTCGCAGTCGGGCGCGTTGTTCCTCTCCGGCCGGCTCTACGACGACGGGGTGATCGACCCCCGGGACACCCGTACCGTCCTCGGGCTCTGCCTGTCGGCGATCCACAACGGACCGGTGAAGGGCGCCGACGGTTTCGGCGTCTTCCGGATGTGA
- a CDS encoding acyl-CoA dehydrogenase family protein codes for MTIVDTPERRQLRELTRAFVTREVLPHLADWERAGEVPRSLHRTAAKVGLLGIGFPESVGGSGGDLLDSIVVTEEIIRSGGSSGLIAALFTHGIALPHIVAAKGEDLIGKYVRPTLAGTMIGALAITEPDGGSDVAAIRTCAVRDGDHYVVNGSKTYITSGIRADFVTTAVCTGFPGSGSLSLLVVDRGTPGFTVGRRLEKLGWHCSDTAELSFVDVRVPVANRVGPEDTAFLAIMQQFATERLSLATQAYATAQRCVDLAVRWCRDRATFGRPLASRQLVRHRLAEMHTRAEAARAYVHEVAERVTAGQPVVTEVAMAKNVAVAACDHVVDAALQLHGGFGYLRDAEVERHYRDARILGIGGGTTEIMNEIIAKGMGL; via the coding sequence GTGACCATCGTGGACACCCCCGAGCGTCGCCAGCTCCGCGAGCTGACCCGCGCCTTCGTCACCCGGGAGGTGCTGCCGCACCTGGCCGACTGGGAACGGGCCGGTGAGGTGCCCCGGTCGCTGCACCGGACCGCCGCAAAGGTCGGGCTGCTCGGCATCGGCTTCCCGGAGTCGGTCGGCGGCAGTGGCGGCGACCTGCTCGACTCGATCGTGGTCACCGAGGAGATCATCCGCTCGGGTGGCTCGTCCGGGCTGATCGCCGCGTTGTTCACGCACGGCATCGCGCTGCCGCACATCGTCGCCGCCAAGGGCGAGGATCTCATCGGGAAGTACGTACGGCCCACGCTCGCCGGCACGATGATCGGCGCGTTGGCGATCACCGAGCCGGACGGCGGTTCGGACGTGGCCGCCATCCGGACGTGCGCGGTGCGCGACGGCGACCACTACGTGGTGAACGGGTCGAAGACCTACATCACCAGCGGCATCCGGGCGGACTTCGTGACCACCGCGGTCTGCACCGGTTTTCCCGGCTCCGGCTCGCTGAGCCTGCTGGTGGTCGACAGGGGCACGCCCGGGTTCACCGTGGGCCGGCGGCTGGAGAAGCTGGGCTGGCACTGCTCGGACACCGCCGAGCTGTCGTTCGTCGACGTCCGGGTGCCGGTGGCGAACCGGGTCGGCCCGGAGGACACCGCGTTCCTGGCCATCATGCAGCAGTTCGCCACCGAGCGGCTGTCGCTGGCCACCCAGGCGTACGCGACCGCGCAGCGCTGCGTCGACCTGGCGGTGCGGTGGTGCCGGGACCGCGCCACGTTCGGCCGTCCGCTCGCCAGTCGGCAGCTCGTCCGGCACCGGCTGGCCGAGATGCACACCCGTGCCGAGGCGGCCCGCGCGTACGTGCACGAGGTGGCCGAGCGGGTGACCGCGGGGCAGCCGGTGGTGACCGAGGTGGCGATGGCGAAGAACGTGGCGGTGGCCGCCTGCGACCACGTGGTGGACGCCGCGCTGCAACTGCACGGCGGTTTCGGCTACCTGCGCGACGCGGAGGTGGAGCGGCACTACCGGGACGCCCGCATCCTCGGCATCGGCGGCGGCACCACCGAGATCATGAACGAGATCATCGCGAAGGGCATGGGCCTGTGA
- a CDS encoding acyclic terpene utilization AtuA family protein yields MSGVLRVGNASGFYGDRFAAWREMLDGGELDVLTGDYLAELTMLILGRDRMRDPSLGYAKTFLRQLEGVLGTARERGVTLVTNAGGLNPAGLADAVRALAARLGMDVRVGYVEGDALQRPDALTANAYLGAFGIAACLDAGADVVVTGRVTDASLAVGPAIARFGWTRDDLDALAGATVAGHLIECGAQVTGGNFSFFTELPDGGRRPGFPIAELHPDGTSVLTKHPGTGGAVTVETVTAQLLYEVGGPDYLGPDVVTRLDTVRLEQAGPDRVRVSGVRGTPPPGTLKVGVNNLGGFRNSMTFVLCGLDIPAKAALVRSQVEDAVGSEGLEFTLARTDHPDAADTEAASALLHVHLRDGDKARAGRAFSAAAVELALASYPGCTLTTLPGDAMPYGVFTADVVAQDAVAHVAVLPSGERVPIAPPAVVGGSPGPPVMRQALTGGPALHLTRRAPLGEVVGARSGDKGGDANLGVWARTDATWAWLRGWLTVARLAELLPETAPLTVERYELPNLRAVNFVIRGLLGPGVAASTRFDPQAKALGELLRARVVDLPAEVPA; encoded by the coding sequence CGGTCGCGACCGGATGCGTGACCCCTCCCTCGGCTACGCGAAGACGTTCCTGCGCCAGCTTGAGGGCGTGCTCGGCACCGCGCGGGAGCGGGGCGTCACGCTGGTCACCAACGCCGGCGGCCTCAACCCGGCCGGCCTGGCCGACGCGGTCCGGGCGCTCGCCGCGCGGCTCGGCATGGACGTGCGGGTCGGGTACGTCGAGGGCGACGCGCTCCAGCGGCCGGACGCGCTGACCGCGAACGCCTACCTGGGAGCGTTCGGCATCGCGGCCTGCCTCGACGCGGGCGCGGACGTGGTGGTCACCGGGCGGGTCACCGACGCGTCGCTGGCGGTCGGCCCGGCCATCGCCCGCTTCGGCTGGACCCGGGACGACCTCGACGCGCTGGCCGGAGCCACCGTGGCCGGGCACCTGATCGAATGCGGGGCGCAGGTCACCGGCGGCAACTTCAGCTTCTTCACCGAGCTGCCGGACGGCGGCCGGCGTCCCGGCTTCCCGATCGCCGAGCTGCACCCGGACGGCACGTCGGTGCTCACCAAGCATCCGGGCACCGGCGGCGCGGTCACCGTCGAGACGGTCACCGCCCAACTCCTGTACGAGGTGGGCGGCCCGGACTACCTCGGGCCGGACGTGGTGACCCGGCTGGACACGGTGCGGCTGGAGCAGGCGGGCCCGGACCGGGTACGCGTCTCCGGCGTGCGTGGCACGCCCCCGCCGGGCACGCTCAAGGTGGGCGTCAACAACCTGGGCGGCTTCCGCAACTCGATGACGTTCGTCCTGTGCGGGCTGGACATCCCGGCCAAGGCGGCGCTGGTCCGGAGCCAGGTGGAGGACGCGGTCGGCAGCGAGGGGCTGGAGTTCACGCTGGCCCGCACCGACCACCCGGACGCGGCCGACACCGAGGCGGCGAGCGCGCTGCTGCACGTACACCTGCGCGACGGCGACAAGGCGCGGGCCGGGCGGGCGTTCTCGGCGGCGGCGGTGGAGCTGGCGCTCGCCTCCTACCCGGGCTGCACGTTGACCACCTTGCCCGGTGACGCCATGCCGTACGGCGTCTTCACCGCCGACGTGGTCGCGCAGGACGCGGTGGCGCACGTGGCCGTGCTCCCGTCGGGCGAGCGCGTGCCGATCGCCCCGCCGGCCGTGGTGGGTGGTTCGCCGGGGCCCCCTGTTATGCGTCAGGCGTTAACCGGGGGCCCCGCCTTGCACCTCACCCGGCGGGCGCCGCTGGGGGAGGTGGTGGGGGCGCGGTCGGGCGACAAGGGCGGCGATGCCAACCTCGGCGTCTGGGCGCGGACGGACGCCACCTGGGCCTGGCTGCGCGGCTGGCTGACCGTGGCGCGGCTGGCCGAGCTGCTGCCGGAGACCGCCCCGCTGACCGTGGAGCGGTACGAGCTGCCGAACCTGCGCGCGGTCAACTTCGTGATCCGGGGGCTGCTGGGGCCGGGCGTGGCCGCCTCCACCCGGTTCGACCCGCAGGCCAAGGCGCTCGGCGAGCTGCTCCGGGCCCGGGTGGTCGACCTGCCGGCGGAGGTGCCGGCGTGA